In the genome of Nocardia sp. NBC_00416, one region contains:
- a CDS encoding TetR/AcrR family transcriptional regulator: MVRTNPERRQALLDASIEVLARDGARGLTFRAVDKEAEVPAGTASNYFANRDALLVQVGHRYYERLIPDESAMATLRGPRSRETVTELMTEVVGRVTRFRTGYLALLELRLEATRRPELQTLLTERVRADLDFNIRNHLDYGMPGDENTVVLLFLALNWLILERLTLPGVFTEEQANELVRTAVARAIPAADNP, from the coding sequence GTGGTCCGCACGAATCCCGAACGCCGCCAGGCGTTGCTGGACGCATCGATCGAAGTCCTGGCCCGGGACGGGGCCCGCGGACTGACGTTCCGCGCAGTGGACAAGGAAGCCGAGGTACCCGCCGGGACCGCCTCCAATTACTTCGCCAACCGCGACGCACTACTCGTCCAGGTGGGGCACCGGTATTACGAGCGATTGATCCCCGATGAATCGGCCATGGCGACATTGCGGGGACCACGCTCCCGCGAGACCGTCACCGAACTCATGACCGAGGTCGTCGGGCGCGTCACCCGCTTCCGCACCGGCTATCTCGCCCTGCTCGAGCTCCGGTTGGAAGCCACCCGGCGACCCGAACTACAGACCCTGCTCACCGAGCGAGTCCGCGCCGATCTGGACTTCAATATTCGCAACCATCTGGACTACGGCATGCCGGGCGACGAGAACACCGTCGTACTGCTGTTCCTCGCCCTGAACTGGCTCATCCTCGAACGACTCACCCTGCCCGGCGTCTTCACCGAAGAACAGGCGAACGAACTGGTGCGAACGGCCGTGGCACGCGCGATTCCCGCCGCCGACAACCCGTGA
- a CDS encoding TetR/AcrR family transcriptional regulator: MANQFSSVWTREPRRPRTSGLRRDQIVRAAVAILDKEGLDALSMRRLGAELDAGATSLYWHVANKTELLELALDEIWGLVDDLALDRTDSLRQLLTTFAYNLRAALLDHPWSATLIGRVPAIGPQAFRLSERLRRAFADAGFQGLDIYLASGTITSFVLGQVIPVIAMENSHGGRVDRDSVLRTLDKAAADYPEMRADYRSLMPEDPGSGHAMGFDFGLLCVLDGLEARRRAQQTAPPQPATGESATPPGTGR, encoded by the coding sequence GTGGCCAACCAGTTCAGCTCCGTATGGACCCGTGAACCCCGCCGGCCCCGGACTTCGGGCCTGCGCCGGGACCAGATCGTCCGCGCCGCCGTCGCGATCCTGGACAAGGAAGGGCTAGACGCGCTGAGCATGCGCAGACTCGGCGCCGAACTGGACGCGGGCGCCACCAGCCTGTACTGGCACGTCGCGAACAAGACCGAACTGCTGGAACTCGCGCTCGACGAGATCTGGGGGCTGGTCGACGACCTCGCGCTCGATCGGACCGACTCGCTGCGGCAGTTGCTCACCACCTTCGCCTACAACCTGCGCGCCGCCCTGCTCGACCATCCGTGGTCGGCGACGCTCATCGGCCGGGTCCCGGCCATCGGACCGCAGGCGTTCCGGCTCAGCGAACGGCTCCGGCGCGCCTTCGCCGACGCCGGTTTCCAAGGGCTCGATATCTATCTCGCCAGCGGAACCATCACCAGTTTCGTACTCGGCCAAGTCATTCCGGTGATCGCGATGGAGAATTCCCACGGCGGCCGGGTCGACCGGGACAGCGTGCTGCGGACCCTGGACAAAGCGGCCGCGGATTACCCGGAGATGCGCGCCGACTATCGCTCGCTGATGCCCGAGGACCCCGGGTCCGGCCACGCGATGGGATTCGATTTCGGGCTGCTGTGCGTACTGGACGGCCTGGAGGCGCGGCGGCGCGCGCAGCAGACCGCGCCGCCGCAGCCCGCGACCGGCGAATCGGCGACACCACCCGGAACCGGCCGATGA
- a CDS encoding MFS transporter yields the protein MESNTVRDPRRWLILAALCLSLLVLMIDGTVLNIAIPSLITELGATPADIQWILDSYVLVFAGLLLTAGSLSDRFGRRRMLILGLVVLAVGSLAAVMSAEPWQLVAARAVMGVGGALLMPSTLSILMTTFDESERRLALAAWSTVSILGIVAGPTLGGLLLQRYWWGSVFLLNIPVAVLAIVAALALMPETTGAQRPIDLVGVALSVLALGSTVFLIIEREWNIPVLILVVAAAAAFVLWERRQDNPMLPLGLFANRDFTGTCATVLLMVFGMGAVMLMLTQYLQFVLGYGPMKAGLALLPYALAGAVCNGLGATLGKNLANKTLIVTGLAVMSAAFVVLAVGSGYVPVLVSMLIMGVGGGLAGPAAYTAIMNAIPLRHAGVGSALNDTLQQVGMALSIAILGSVLAGVFTARMPGAAPSAARDSIGAAFELGYVEDAKTAFTAAVSVGAWVSAGFSLAAAVLGAVVLRARPAPAESGQPVAAQIPARNP from the coding sequence GTGGAATCGAACACTGTACGAGACCCGCGCCGATGGCTGATCCTCGCGGCGCTGTGCCTCTCGCTGCTGGTGCTGATGATCGACGGCACTGTGCTGAATATCGCCATCCCTTCGCTGATCACCGAACTCGGCGCGACCCCCGCCGATATCCAGTGGATCCTCGACTCGTACGTGCTGGTCTTCGCCGGGCTGTTACTCACCGCGGGCAGCCTTTCCGACCGGTTCGGTCGCCGGCGGATGCTGATACTCGGGCTGGTCGTTCTGGCAGTGGGCTCGCTGGCCGCGGTGATGTCCGCCGAACCGTGGCAACTCGTCGCCGCCCGCGCCGTCATGGGAGTCGGCGGCGCACTGCTGATGCCCTCGACGTTGTCGATTCTGATGACCACCTTCGACGAAAGTGAACGCCGACTGGCCCTGGCTGCCTGGTCGACCGTCTCCATCCTCGGCATCGTCGCGGGACCCACCCTGGGTGGACTGCTGCTCCAGCGCTACTGGTGGGGTTCGGTCTTCCTGCTGAACATCCCGGTGGCGGTGCTGGCGATCGTCGCCGCACTCGCGCTGATGCCGGAGACCACCGGTGCGCAGCGCCCGATCGACCTCGTGGGCGTGGCGTTGTCGGTCCTGGCTCTCGGCTCGACCGTATTTCTGATCATCGAACGGGAATGGAACATCCCGGTCCTGATTCTGGTGGTCGCCGCGGCTGCGGCGTTCGTGCTGTGGGAACGGCGGCAGGACAACCCGATGCTGCCGCTGGGCCTGTTCGCGAACCGGGATTTCACCGGCACCTGCGCCACGGTGCTGTTGATGGTGTTCGGGATGGGCGCGGTGATGCTGATGCTCACCCAGTATCTGCAGTTCGTGCTGGGATACGGTCCGATGAAAGCCGGACTCGCATTGCTGCCGTACGCCCTGGCGGGTGCGGTGTGCAACGGACTGGGGGCGACGCTGGGCAAGAACCTCGCGAACAAAACACTCATCGTCACCGGGCTCGCGGTGATGTCGGCGGCGTTCGTGGTGCTGGCCGTCGGATCCGGGTATGTGCCGGTGCTGGTCAGCATGCTGATCATGGGCGTCGGCGGCGGCCTGGCGGGTCCCGCCGCCTACACCGCGATCATGAACGCGATCCCGCTCCGGCACGCGGGCGTGGGCTCGGCATTGAACGACACGCTCCAGCAGGTCGGGATGGCGCTGAGTATCGCGATTCTGGGCAGTGTGCTGGCCGGGGTGTTCACCGCGCGGATGCCCGGCGCCGCGCCGTCGGCGGCGCGAGATTCCATCGGCGCGGCATTCGAACTCGGATATGTCGAGGACGCGAAGACGGCCTTCACCGCCGCGGTATCGGTGGGCGCCTGGGTGAGCGCGGGATTCAGTCTGGCGGCGGCGGTGCTCGGCGCGGTCGTACTCCGGGCACGTCCGGCACCGGCCGAGTCGGGACAACCGGTCGCCGCGCAGATCCCGGCGCGCAATCCGTGA
- a CDS encoding nucleotidyltransferase domain-containing protein: MRTDHDFVTYLGDRLAALPGVGAVALGGSRAQGTHRPDSDWDFALYYRDRFDPADLRALGWPGEVSELGAWGGVFNGGAWLTVEGRPVDVHYRDLAVVEHELAEAELGRFRWEPLAFHLAGIPTYLVVGELAGARVLSGTLPRPDFPEAMRGAAPPVWRNQAALTLRYARTAYAARGRVTETAGALATASMQTAHAIMAARGEWVTNEKRLLERAGLRGIDAIVAGLTPDPPKLAAALDAARELFATADPGTAADGGR; encoded by the coding sequence GTGCGCACCGACCACGACTTCGTGACCTACCTCGGCGACCGGCTGGCGGCTCTGCCCGGGGTCGGCGCCGTCGCACTGGGTGGATCCCGGGCGCAGGGGACGCACCGACCGGACAGCGACTGGGATTTCGCGCTCTATTACCGCGACCGATTCGACCCCGCCGACCTACGCGCACTCGGCTGGCCCGGGGAGGTCTCCGAGCTCGGCGCGTGGGGCGGGGTGTTCAACGGCGGTGCGTGGCTGACGGTCGAGGGACGGCCGGTCGATGTGCACTACCGCGATCTGGCGGTGGTCGAACACGAACTCGCCGAGGCGGAGCTGGGCCGGTTCCGCTGGGAGCCGCTGGCGTTCCATCTGGCGGGGATACCGACCTATCTCGTCGTGGGCGAGCTCGCCGGCGCGCGGGTGCTGTCGGGCACGCTGCCGCGACCGGATTTTCCCGAGGCGATGCGGGGCGCCGCGCCGCCGGTCTGGCGCAACCAGGCCGCGCTGACCCTTCGCTACGCCCGCACGGCCTACGCTGCGCGCGGCCGGGTCACCGAGACCGCCGGCGCGCTGGCCACCGCGTCGATGCAGACAGCCCACGCGATCATGGCCGCACGCGGTGAATGGGTCACCAATGAGAAGCGCCTGCTCGAACGTGCCGGACTGCGTGGGATCGACGCGATCGTGGCCGGGCTGACGCCCGATCCCCCGAAATTGGCGGCGGCGCTCGATGCGGCGCGGGAGCTGTTCGCGACCGCGGATCCGGGGACCGCGGCCGACGGTGGGCGATGA
- the cobN gene encoding cobaltochelatase subunit CobN: MILLLSTSDTDLLSARASGADYRWGNPARLLVEDLPGLLTDADLVIVRILGGKRVWEDGLAALRASGVPVVALGGEMAPDAELMECSTVPVGVAADAHNYLAAGGPQNLRQLHNFLSDTVLLTGYGFEPAVQLPSWGRLERTARHTEPGSGRPTVGVVYYRAQHLAGNTGYIDALCGAIEDAGAVALPVYCASLRTAEPELVDTLRRADALVVTVLAAGGSKPATASAGGDDEAWDIGALADLDVPILQGLCLTSGRAQWEANDDGMSPLDVATQVAVPEFDGRLITVPFSFKEFDEDGLSTYVPDAERAARVAGIAVRHARLRHIPADRKRLALMLSAYPTKHARIGNAVGLDTPASAIALLTELRSAGYDLGAAGAIPGLEEADGDALIHALIAAGGQDPDWLTAEQLEGNPIRIGAAVYTAWFDTLPEQLRTAVVEAWGPPPGALYVDRSADPRGEIVIAALRFGNVVLMVQPPRGFGENPVAIYHDPDLPPSHHYLAAYRWLAADPESGGFGADAMVHLGKHGNLEWLPGKTLGMSAACGTDAALGDLPLIYPFLVNDPGEGTQAKRRAHATLVDHLIPPMARAESYGDISRLEQLLDEHANISALDPAKLPAIRQQIWTLMRAAKMDHDLGLAERPDEESFDDMLLHVDGWLCEIKDVQIRDGLHILGRAPAGDGEVDLVLAMLRARQLWGGEMSVPGLREALGLSESGGEARERVDAVEARARELIAALQAARWAPEAVPDLVDRHAADLFGDAGGDRAAVVSVLRFAATEVVPRLRGTAVEIDRVLHALNGGFVPAGPSGSPLRGLINVLPTGRNFYSVDPKAVPSRLAWETGQAMAESLLARYLADHGEYPRSVGLSVWGTSAMRTSGDDIAEVLALLGVRPVWDEASRRVTTLEVVELAELGRPRVDVTVRISGFFRDAFPHVLGLLDDAVRLVAALDEPAESNYVRAHTRADLADHGDERRATTRIFGSKPGTYGAGLLQLIDSRSWRTDDDLAQVYTTWGGYAYGRDLDGAPAADDMRTAYRRIAVAAKNTDTREHDIADSDDYFQYHGGMVATVRALTGKNPEAYIGDSTRPDAVRTRTLSEETTRVFRARVVNPRWLEAMRRHGYKGAFEMAATVDYLFGYDATTDVVADWMYEKLAESYVFDETNRKFMEQSNPWALHGIAERLLEAAERKLWAAPEQETLDRLRQVYLETEGELE, encoded by the coding sequence GTGATTCTGCTGCTGTCCACCTCCGATACCGATCTGCTGAGCGCGCGCGCCAGCGGCGCCGACTACCGGTGGGGCAATCCGGCGCGGCTGCTGGTGGAGGATCTGCCCGGGTTGCTCACGGATGCCGATCTGGTGATCGTGCGGATCCTCGGCGGCAAGCGGGTGTGGGAGGACGGTCTGGCCGCCCTCCGCGCGAGCGGTGTGCCGGTGGTGGCGCTCGGCGGCGAGATGGCTCCCGACGCCGAACTGATGGAGTGTTCGACGGTGCCGGTCGGGGTGGCCGCCGACGCGCACAACTATCTGGCGGCCGGAGGCCCGCAGAATCTGCGGCAGCTGCACAACTTCCTGTCCGATACGGTGCTGCTCACCGGATACGGGTTCGAACCAGCGGTGCAACTGCCCAGCTGGGGCCGGCTGGAGCGGACCGCCCGCCACACCGAACCGGGCTCCGGGCGGCCGACGGTCGGCGTCGTCTACTACCGAGCCCAGCATCTGGCCGGGAACACCGGATACATCGATGCCCTGTGCGGCGCGATCGAAGACGCCGGCGCGGTGGCGCTGCCCGTCTACTGCGCCTCGCTGCGCACCGCCGAACCCGAACTCGTCGATACACTCCGGCGGGCCGACGCCCTGGTGGTGACCGTGCTGGCCGCCGGCGGCAGCAAACCCGCGACCGCGTCGGCGGGCGGCGACGACGAGGCCTGGGATATCGGCGCGCTCGCCGACCTGGATGTGCCGATTCTGCAGGGTCTGTGCCTGACCAGCGGTCGCGCCCAATGGGAGGCCAATGACGACGGCATGTCTCCGCTGGACGTGGCGACCCAGGTCGCGGTCCCCGAGTTCGACGGCCGGCTCATCACCGTGCCGTTCTCCTTCAAGGAGTTCGACGAAGACGGTCTGTCCACCTATGTTCCCGACGCCGAACGCGCCGCGCGGGTCGCGGGGATCGCGGTGCGGCACGCGCGGCTGCGGCATATTCCGGCGGACCGGAAACGGCTGGCGCTCATGCTGTCCGCCTATCCGACCAAACACGCCCGGATCGGCAACGCCGTCGGGCTGGACACCCCCGCCAGCGCTATCGCGCTGCTCACCGAACTGCGTTCCGCCGGTTACGACCTCGGTGCGGCCGGTGCCATCCCCGGTCTCGAGGAAGCCGACGGCGACGCACTGATCCACGCCCTGATCGCGGCCGGCGGCCAGGATCCCGACTGGCTCACCGCCGAACAGCTCGAAGGCAACCCCATCCGGATCGGCGCGGCCGTCTACACCGCCTGGTTCGACACCCTGCCCGAGCAACTGCGCACCGCGGTGGTCGAGGCGTGGGGTCCGCCGCCCGGTGCGCTCTATGTCGACCGGTCGGCCGATCCGCGGGGTGAGATCGTCATCGCCGCACTGCGTTTCGGCAATGTGGTGCTCATGGTGCAGCCGCCCCGCGGGTTCGGCGAGAACCCGGTCGCGATCTACCACGACCCCGACCTTCCGCCCAGTCACCACTATCTCGCCGCGTACCGGTGGCTGGCCGCCGATCCGGAATCGGGCGGCTTCGGCGCCGATGCGATGGTGCACCTGGGCAAGCACGGCAACCTGGAATGGCTGCCCGGAAAAACTCTCGGCATGTCCGCGGCCTGCGGTACCGATGCCGCGCTGGGAGACCTGCCGCTGATCTACCCGTTCCTGGTCAACGATCCGGGGGAGGGCACGCAGGCCAAACGTCGTGCGCACGCCACCCTGGTGGATCATCTGATCCCGCCGATGGCGCGGGCCGAGAGCTACGGCGACATCTCCCGGCTCGAACAGCTGCTGGACGAACACGCCAATATCTCCGCGTTGGATCCCGCCAAACTGCCCGCTATCCGGCAGCAGATCTGGACACTGATGCGCGCCGCGAAGATGGACCACGATCTCGGGCTGGCCGAACGCCCGGACGAGGAGTCCTTCGACGATATGCTCCTGCACGTCGACGGCTGGCTGTGCGAGATCAAGGATGTCCAGATCCGCGACGGCCTGCACATTCTCGGCCGTGCCCCGGCCGGTGACGGCGAGGTCGATCTGGTGCTCGCCATGCTGCGCGCCCGCCAGCTGTGGGGCGGCGAGATGTCGGTGCCCGGTCTGCGAGAAGCATTGGGGCTCAGTGAATCCGGCGGGGAAGCTCGGGAACGGGTCGATGCGGTGGAGGCACGGGCCCGGGAACTGATCGCCGCGCTGCAGGCCGCCCGATGGGCGCCGGAGGCAGTGCCGGATCTGGTCGATCGGCACGCCGCCGACCTGTTCGGAGACGCCGGTGGGGATCGCGCGGCGGTGGTGTCGGTATTGCGTTTCGCCGCGACCGAAGTGGTGCCGCGGTTGCGCGGTACGGCAGTCGAGATCGACCGGGTCCTGCACGCCCTGAACGGCGGCTTCGTACCCGCCGGTCCCAGCGGTTCACCGCTGCGCGGCCTGATCAATGTGCTGCCCACCGGCCGCAACTTCTACTCCGTCGACCCGAAGGCGGTTCCGTCACGGCTGGCCTGGGAAACCGGTCAGGCCATGGCGGAATCGCTGCTGGCACGCTACCTGGCCGACCACGGCGAATACCCGCGTTCGGTGGGGCTGTCGGTGTGGGGCACCTCGGCGATGCGCACCTCCGGCGACGATATCGCCGAGGTACTGGCGCTGCTCGGGGTGCGCCCGGTCTGGGACGAGGCCAGCCGCCGCGTCACCACCCTCGAGGTGGTCGAGCTCGCCGAACTGGGTCGCCCGCGAGTCGATGTGACCGTCCGCATCAGCGGTTTCTTCCGCGACGCCTTCCCCCATGTGCTGGGTCTGCTCGACGACGCGGTGCGCCTGGTCGCCGCGCTCGACGAACCCGCCGAGTCGAACTATGTGCGCGCCCATACCCGGGCCGACCTCGCCGACCACGGCGACGAACGACGGGCCACCACCCGTATCTTCGGGTCGAAACCGGGAACCTACGGCGCGGGTCTGCTCCAGCTGATCGACTCCAGGAGCTGGCGTACCGACGACGATCTCGCGCAGGTCTACACCACCTGGGGTGGCTACGCCTACGGCCGTGATCTGGACGGCGCCCCCGCCGCCGACGATATGCGTACCGCGTATCGCCGGATCGCCGTGGCCGCCAAGAACACCGACACCCGCGAGCACGATATCGCCGACTCCGACGACTACTTCCAATACCACGGCGGCATGGTCGCCACGGTGCGCGCGCTGACCGGTAAGAACCCGGAGGCCTATATCGGCGACAGCACCCGGCCCGACGCGGTGCGTACCCGCACACTCTCGGAGGAGACCACCCGGGTCTTCCGGGCGCGGGTGGTGAATCCGCGCTGGCTCGAGGCCATGCGCCGGCACGGCTACAAGGGCGCCTTCGAGATGGCGGCCACGGTCGACTATCTGTTCGGCTACGACGCGACCACCGATGTGGTCGCCGACTGGATGTACGAGAAGCTCGCCGAGAGCTATGTGTTCGACGAGACCAACCGCAAGTTCATGGAGCAGTCCAATCCGTGGGCGCTGCACGGGATCGCCGAACGCCTGCTCGAGGCCGCCGAACGCAAGTTGTGGGCAGCGCCGGAGCAGGAGACGCTGGATCGGTTGCGGCAGGTCTACCTGGAGACCGAAGGCGAGCTGGAGTAG
- a CDS encoding PPOX class F420-dependent oxidoreductase — protein sequence MSWDQLAQAKYVLLTTYKKDGSPVGTPVWVAPDGDRLLVWTNSKAWKVKRIRRNPEVTVQISDNRGRPKGSEVRTGNAEILDATATERVRKVVGGKYGFIGTALIRGHKLLRGADGSIGIAIRQHAGTPD from the coding sequence ATGAGCTGGGACCAGCTGGCGCAGGCCAAATATGTTCTGTTGACCACCTACAAGAAGGACGGCTCACCCGTCGGCACCCCGGTGTGGGTGGCGCCCGACGGAGACCGCCTACTGGTGTGGACCAATTCGAAAGCCTGGAAGGTCAAACGTATCCGCCGCAACCCCGAGGTCACAGTGCAGATCTCGGACAACCGGGGGCGGCCCAAGGGTTCGGAAGTCCGCACCGGTAACGCCGAGATCCTGGACGCCACGGCCACCGAGCGGGTCCGGAAGGTGGTGGGCGGCAAATATGGGTTCATCGGGACCGCCCTCATTCGCGGACACAAACTGTTGCGTGGGGCGGACGGATCGATCGGGATCGCCATCAGGCAGCATGCGGGCACTCCCGACTGA